From a single Phorcysia thermohydrogeniphila genomic region:
- the nadD gene encoding nicotinate (nicotinamide) nucleotide adenylyltransferase → MKALFGGSFNPVHFGHLILARDVLETLNLEKVIFVPAYLQPLKGELLIPPEVRLALLKASIKGEEGFEVWDYEIREGGISYTVETLREFHRIHGEKPLFMMGADSFNSFHLWKEPKEILKLAKILILLRPGYQLKLDEVFSKLGVTLRHVTVERGKKFLLSDGVDLLIFKGRAVEISSTEIRNRLKSGKPISFFLPEEAEKILRRWWKDVFQ, encoded by the coding sequence TTGAAAGCCCTCTTTGGGGGAAGTTTTAACCCGGTTCACTTTGGACATCTTATCCTTGCAAGGGACGTTCTTGAGACTTTAAATCTGGAAAAAGTCATTTTCGTTCCGGCTTACCTTCAGCCTTTAAAGGGGGAGCTCCTTATCCCTCCAGAGGTAAGGCTGGCGCTCCTTAAGGCTTCCATTAAGGGGGAAGAAGGGTTTGAGGTCTGGGACTACGAGATTAGGGAAGGTGGAATCTCCTATACGGTTGAGACTTTGAGGGAGTTTCACAGGATACATGGAGAAAAGCCCCTTTTTATGATGGGGGCAGATTCCTTTAACTCCTTTCACCTCTGGAAAGAGCCAAAAGAAATATTAAAGCTGGCAAAAATTCTTATCCTCTTACGGCCGGGATACCAGCTAAAGTTAGACGAAGTTTTTAGCAAACTCGGAGTAACCTTACGTCACGTAACGGTGGAGAGAGGAAAGAAATTTCTTCTTAGCGATGGGGTGGATCTGCTCATCTTCAAGGGAAGAGCGGTAGAGATAAGTTCAACCGAAATTAGAAATAGGCTAAAATCGGGGAAGCCAATTTCCTTCTTCTTGCCGGAAGAAGCTGAAAAAATACTACGGAGGTGGTGGAAAGATGTCTTTCAGTAA
- the rpe gene encoding ribulose-phosphate 3-epimerase yields the protein MIFLAPSILSANFANLEKDIKEAELAGADLLHVDVMDGRFVPNITVGIPVVESIRKVTELPLDVHLMIVEPEKYIPDFIKAGADWVSFHYEAATHHHRIVTMIKELGAKAGIVLNPSTPVSLLEEILPFLDFVLIMSVNPGFGGQKFIEASVQKIRKLKKLIDEKELKVTIEVDGGIKVDNVEKVIKAGAEVIVAGSAVFRGNIRENVKKFKEKFETLISEES from the coding sequence ATGATTTTTCTTGCCCCTTCTATCCTATCTGCCAACTTCGCTAACCTTGAAAAGGACATAAAAGAAGCAGAGTTGGCAGGTGCAGACCTTCTTCACGTTGATGTTATGGACGGAAGGTTTGTTCCGAACATAACCGTCGGTATCCCCGTAGTTGAATCTATCAGGAAAGTCACAGAGCTCCCCTTAGACGTCCACCTCATGATAGTTGAGCCGGAAAAGTACATACCGGACTTCATAAAGGCTGGAGCTGATTGGGTTTCCTTCCACTACGAAGCAGCTACCCACCACCACAGGATAGTTACAATGATTAAAGAGCTCGGAGCAAAGGCCGGAATAGTTTTAAATCCGTCAACGCCCGTTTCTCTACTTGAGGAGATACTCCCCTTCCTTGACTTTGTCCTCATTATGTCTGTTAACCCCGGCTTTGGAGGGCAGAAGTTTATAGAAGCTTCTGTCCAGAAAATAAGGAAGTTAAAGAAGCTCATAGATGAAAAAGAATTAAAGGTTACAATAGAAGTAGACGGTGGAATAAAGGTTGACAACGTGGAGAAGGTTATAAAAGCCGGAGCTGAAGTGATTGTAGCCGGCTCTGCCGTTTTTAGGGGTAACATTCGCGAGAACGTCAAAAAGTTCAAGGAAAAGTTTGAAACACTAATTTCGGAGGAGTCATGA
- a CDS encoding glutamate-5-semialdehyde dehydrogenase, translating into MKGGLRCRPFLLKFPNKAEREKKMKVREIAEKAKKVSFSLVDIPTDVKNRTLLRAARIIEEKRDVIREENRKDLSAGEEKGLSKAMLDRLLLNDKRINGLIQVLHDVASLNDPVGEIVKMWKRPNGLRIGKMRVPLGVVGIIYESRPNVTVEAASLCIKSSNAVILKGGSEAINSNRVLVNILKEAAALEGFPEEAIQFIDTTDRSAVKEMLQLDEFIDVVIPRGGEGLIRFVAENARMPVIKHYKGVCHVFVDEFADLEKAWNICFNAKVQRPGVCNAMETMLVHSKIADAFLPTMIEMFKKAKVELRGCERTIKYDPDYVKPATEEDWHAEYLDLILAVKVVDSLDEAIDHINTYGSHHSDAIVTENYTNGMKFINRVDSAAVYINASTRFTDGNVFGLGAEMGISTDKVHVRGPMGLEDLTITKYVIFGDGQIRE; encoded by the coding sequence TTGAAGGGCGGCCTTCGTTGCCGCCCTTTTTTATTAAAATTTCCTAACAAAGCCGAGAGGGAGAAGAAGATGAAGGTGAGAGAGATTGCAGAAAAGGCAAAAAAAGTAAGTTTTTCCCTCGTTGATATTCCTACTGACGTGAAAAACAGAACTCTGTTAAGAGCAGCGAGGATAATAGAAGAGAAAAGAGATGTCATAAGGGAAGAAAACCGTAAAGACCTTTCTGCCGGTGAAGAGAAAGGTCTTTCCAAAGCGATGCTTGATAGGCTCCTTCTGAACGACAAAAGAATCAATGGGCTTATTCAAGTTCTTCACGATGTTGCCTCCCTTAACGACCCCGTTGGTGAGATTGTGAAGATGTGGAAGAGGCCAAACGGCCTCAGGATAGGAAAGATGAGAGTTCCTCTTGGGGTTGTTGGAATCATTTACGAGTCAAGGCCAAACGTTACGGTAGAGGCGGCATCCCTCTGTATAAAGAGCTCCAACGCCGTAATTCTTAAGGGGGGCTCTGAGGCGATAAACTCCAACAGGGTTCTCGTTAATATCCTGAAGGAGGCAGCAGCTTTAGAAGGATTCCCAGAGGAAGCTATTCAGTTCATAGACACAACAGATAGGTCTGCCGTTAAGGAGATGCTCCAGCTTGACGAGTTTATAGATGTAGTAATCCCAAGGGGTGGTGAGGGACTGATAAGGTTTGTTGCAGAGAACGCCAGAATGCCCGTTATAAAGCACTATAAGGGTGTTTGCCACGTCTTCGTTGATGAGTTTGCAGACCTTGAAAAGGCTTGGAACATTTGCTTCAACGCGAAAGTTCAGAGGCCGGGCGTCTGTAACGCAATGGAGACAATGCTCGTCCACAGCAAGATAGCAGATGCCTTTTTACCTACGATGATTGAAATGTTTAAAAAGGCCAAAGTTGAGCTAAGAGGATGTGAAAGGACGATAAAGTACGACCCCGACTACGTAAAGCCTGCAACGGAAGAGGACTGGCACGCTGAGTACCTTGACCTGATACTGGCCGTAAAAGTTGTGGACTCCCTTGATGAGGCCATTGACCACATAAACACCTACGGCTCTCACCATAGCGACGCAATTGTTACGGAAAACTACACAAACGGGATGAAGTTCATAAATAGAGTAGACTCCGCCGCCGTTTATATTAACGCCTCAACCCGTTTTACCGACGGCAACGTCTTTGGACTCGGTGCAGAGATGGGAATCTCAACGGATAAGGTTCACGTAAGAGGGCCTATGGGACTTGAGGATTTGACAATTACAAAGTACGTAATTTTTGGTGACGGCCAGATAAGGGAGTAA
- a CDS encoding ribose-phosphate diphosphokinase — protein sequence MKKLKLMTGNSNPELAKAVAEKLGVPLADVTVGRFSDGEIQVVINESVRDCDVFVIQSLCRPVNDNIMELLILTDALKRASAGRIAAVIPYYAYGRQDRRVNPRDPISAKLLADLLTTAGVNHVVVIDLHARQIEGFFNIPVNRLEARPVITEYFLSQGIGGEDTVVVSPDIGGVARARNFAKVLGSPIAIIDKRRPKPNVSEVMNIVGEVEGKKAIIIDDIIDTAGTIVNAARAIKEKGAKEVYAACTHPVFSGPAIDRLSKAVEEGVIKEVVVTDTIPLQQSFPGVKVLSVAETIAEAIKRIHSGESITNMFED from the coding sequence ATGAAGAAGCTTAAACTAATGACAGGTAACTCTAACCCTGAACTTGCTAAGGCTGTTGCAGAAAAACTGGGCGTCCCCTTAGCGGATGTAACTGTTGGAAGGTTCAGCGACGGTGAGATTCAGGTAGTAATAAACGAAAGCGTCAGGGACTGTGACGTGTTTGTTATTCAGTCCCTCTGTAGGCCTGTGAACGATAACATAATGGAGCTCCTCATCCTTACAGACGCTTTAAAGAGGGCATCTGCTGGCAGAATAGCCGCAGTCATTCCTTACTACGCCTACGGAAGGCAGGACAGGAGAGTAAACCCACGTGACCCGATTAGTGCTAAACTCCTCGCAGACCTTTTAACTACGGCAGGTGTAAACCACGTAGTAGTTATAGACCTTCACGCGAGGCAGATTGAAGGATTCTTCAACATTCCCGTTAACCGCTTAGAGGCAAGGCCGGTTATTACCGAGTATTTCCTCTCCCAAGGAATAGGAGGCGAGGACACCGTTGTAGTTTCTCCCGATATTGGAGGAGTGGCAAGGGCAAGAAACTTTGCTAAAGTCCTCGGTTCTCCGATAGCGATAATAGATAAGAGGCGTCCTAAGCCTAACGTGTCTGAAGTTATGAACATAGTCGGAGAAGTAGAGGGTAAAAAGGCCATAATCATAGACGACATCATAGATACGGCCGGAACCATCGTAAACGCCGCAAGGGCAATAAAGGAAAAGGGAGCAAAAGAGGTCTACGCAGCCTGTACCCATCCGGTATTTTCTGGTCCTGCAATAGATAGGCTCTCAAAGGCCGTTGAAGAGGGTGTTATCAAAGAGGTCGTTGTTACAGATACTATACCCCTTCAGCAGAGTTTCCCCGGAGTTAAGGTTCTAAGCGTTGCTGAGACAATAGCAGAAGCCATAAAGAGAATTCACTCCGGAGAGTCCATAACCAACATGTTTGAGGATTAA